ATTTAAGGTGTTTTTTCCACGTCTGTAGatcttgaattttaaaataatcctaGTGAATTACATCTTTTTAAGATCACCCAGAAGCATTGattcatttacttattttacaacaaaaaatgaactaaaaagtGAAACCATAAAGACAACAGTCAGTGTTTAACTTCACAATCAACCAGAATTTATTCAAACAatcaaatgcataaaatcacaTCAACAGTTCATCATAGTCACCAGAAACCAAAGccacaaagaagaaatgaattaccttagaaaaatactaaaatgtaaaaacgcCTTCAGAGACACTGGAACAGTTCAGACAGATCCAgtgatctgattggctgttttagCTCCATTACTTTTATCTGCAGGTGTTTCTACTGTCTGATGGTCTAAAGTAGTTTAGACTCAACCAGCTGTAATGTTGCTGTTATCATCCAGAGACCAGGCAGGTTTTACTGAGGGACGAATCCAGAGCTGATCTTTACCAACAATAGATGTTCCTTTCatacacaaatattttactcaagttaacGGGACCAAAGTTTATCAGctatctgtgtttttctactCAAACTGGTTCAAGCTGGTTCCTGAACCCACAGAGCtgtgctgacctctgacctctgacccaggGCATCAAACAGCAGATTTGATTATAAAGATTAACAAGTTTCATATAATATCTTCAAACTCTTAGAAAACAGACATAAGCAGTTTCAATaccaaaacaacttttacactcaatattttctgattagttTTCTACTTACTTAGTTATAATgaactaaaaatatttccagatgaACATATGATTTATACACTCCTAAGAATGTGGTCTAATATGAAAAACTACTGATTAGACTAGTTTTAATCAAACCTAACCCATTATATTGACGAAAATGTTCTACTGATTAAGTTATAAATTGATGAAATCAGGAATCTAAATCTAACCTGAATTGATGCCGATTCAAAATCAATCTAATATTTCAGCATGCGCTAAAGTTAGACATCATTAAAACTAGCATAATTAAACTATTTCCAACAtgcatcaaaaagaaaaatccatggACCAAAGTTGACGTAGTTTATTGTAATTGGTGCATTTTGTTTCTGGCAAAGATTTCTGACAAGTTGAATTCCTGGACGCCATCATGTACCAAGCAGCAAGTTCACTATGGGAGAGTGTGTTCGACTCCAactgtctcaaacaatggggaacagaagctgaggtgctgGATgtaccatcatgggaggacaagcccctacATGGGATGCACCACTGGCAAATAACCAAAGTGGCTGATatcaatggctggaaaaagctggattCAAGGACAGCAGAGAGGCCCTCATCCTGGGCATAAACACCAGAGCAactgaggcccagatctaccagacaagacccaagacccaaggtgtaggttgtgccaGGAGGTGTCAGGGGCCTCCTGGCACAACCAGCAGGATGCAACATACTGGCAGGGAACGAggacatggaacgacacaaccaagtggcaggcatagtgtacagaaacatctgtgtagaatatggactggaacccccaagatcaaagtgggaaacacccccgaaggtagtggagaatgatggagctaagatcctgtgggacttccagatccagacagacaaaatggtgagggcgaaccaaccagacatagtcgtgatggataaacaacagaggaaagccgttgtggtggatgtggcaataccaagtgactgcaacatcaggaaaaaggagcatgagaaactagagaaataccagggcctaagggaggaactggagagggcctggaaggtgaagaccacagtggtgcctgtggtcatcgggaccctcggggcagtcacccccaaactggaacagtggctacaacagatcccaggaacaatatcagacatctcagtccagaaatgtgcagtcctaggaaGAACCAAGATACTGcacagaaccctcaagctcccaggcctctggtagaggacccgagctcaGAGGATGAGAGAGAGAAGAccacagatattttatttacatgtgtatatacacacacacatctcgTCTCCCACTTGTTACTCATTACTATTTAAAGGCTCAaacagctgattagcatctgtTTCTCAAGCATTTTGGATAGCAAAGGAAggtttgtaatttattaagcCTTGATTGGGAGAAGGTTTCTTAAATAAAGATCTTACATGTCCTTGTAATAAAGGTAAATTAGTTCCATCTAAAACAGTGGCAGTATTCCAAGGGAACACTTAACCTGCACCAGAACGCCCACATGCTGTCTCTCCATTGTTTTGTCCAGGGTGAGATTTAAGGACTCTGGGGTTTTGGGTTTGGTTTGATCTTATTTATCATGATATTTTAGTTAGTTATTAGAATCgccttgttttctttcagaccTTCATAGTGTTTCTTCTTTAGTTTCTTAAGTTCTGTTATTCTGAGTCCATGTCCAGCTTCTTTAGTGatcatagtttatttttatttaatccttCTAGTTATTTCTTATTTCGGTCTCCCTGTAGTGATTCTAGTCATGTTTATTTCCTAGTTATTTTCATCTCCGTAGGTTCAGTGATTCTTACATGTTGAGTTtaggtttttcttctttagtgGTTCCAGTTCAGTTATTCCTTAAGCCCTTCCTCTAGCTttagtgtttttagttttctcattttgtcactttaggTTTAGTTAGTCATTTTGTCCACCCTTCTTTTGTGATTCTAGTTAAGTTATTTCTATGTTCAGATCTTCTAGTTGCCCTAGCTCTACGTCCCCTGGTTCTTCTTATTGTTAGATCAGCCTTCTTCcagtttaagtttatttttgtttttttgtcttctagTTTATCAGGTTTTCTTTAGTATTAGAGGTATTTTCAGCTCCCTGCTGTTTCCTCTGCTTTTCTCCAGTATTTCTCCTCAGGCAACTCCTGTGCCAATTATTCACACCTGCAACCAGTTATCTCGTCTCGTTAGGCCCGTTGTCCCAGTATTGAAGCTCCTCTGTTCCAGTCAGGGATGTGACTGTTTACTACCTTTGTCTCCCTCCCCGTTCTTCCAggaagcttgattttttttaaatttttttgttggttgattttcttcattaaacATCCATTTATTTCTACGACTACTGCCTGCTGCGTTTGGGTCCACTGCCACACCACACCATGACGCTCCCTGTTGATTGATGCTGCATTTTGCCAATAATGTTATGAAATGGCTTTTTCTGAGCCAATAATATCCAGAGAGCGATGTTTTGACATGCCTGTATTTTTCCTGGAATATTTCTGACTGGTCAACTCAGAGACTAAATCTAAAGCCACCAATGCGAAGCCAACACGTGTCCTGTCATAAGGATATCAGgcattttgggttttgttttgacaTGAATCCACCAGCTGCATGTGTAACCACGCGTAATGTGTGCGTCTTTGCCGCGTGAGCCCTCATGCGTAACGACGTTTGCAGGACGTTTTCTCACCGAGtattggatgtttttcttcagcaaaacTTCACAACTCACAGGAGTGGGCGATTATGGCCGTAATAGTTCTGACAAGTTTTGGATCTGAGAATACCGGAAACGTTTAGTCGTCCTCTGCTACTGTCAGAGGAGGGTGGGGTAAAGAACAGCGAGAATGAAGGGATCGGGTGGAGGGGCCTGGTGGACCGTTACAAGCTGAGTTTATGGTTAGGGCTTTAGAGGCTACATCTGGGCTGACACCCTCTGAATCCCCCACCATAACGACCTGAGTATTTAACACtcggagagaaaaaaaaatctgaggtCTGATCCAAACATTGCGAGTAAAGACTGGTGGACGAGAAAACGACAAACAAATGAGAATTTGGAGTTTTATGTACATAGAGGAATAGGAAAACTAAGGGTCAGATGTTTCAACGAGCTGCTCGGTTTGGGAGAAAACGAGTCTTATGTGAGTCAAGATGAGGGTCTGCAGGAGAAGAAGACATGGCTGCAGGTCTGGTCAGTTTCTATGTTTTATTGAAGATCAGGGTAGAAGTGGAGGCTGACCGCTGAGCACGCTCAGTTGGCAGCGACGGTTTGGTCGACCCAGGCGCGCAGCTCGGTGACACGGGCGTAGACGGCTGGAGTGCTGGTGTTGCAGGTGCCGCTACCCCAGGACACGATGCCCACCAGAGTCCAGGCTCCGTTCTTCTCACAGACCAGAGGACCTCCAGAGTCACCCTGAGGACAGAAACCCAGCAGGCTGATGAAAACCGGGAGGTCAAACTGGaagaacagaaccgggtcagaactaAACTCCCACCATGCAGGAGGAGGCTCCGGCCGCTCCGGCGCAGATCATCAGGTTGGTGATCTTGCTGCCCCAATAACTGCTGCAGTTAGCATTGGTGAGGAGGGGCAGAGCGGCCTGCTGCAGCAGGGCGGGGGTGTTAGCGGCTGCAACACACACAACAGTTACTAGAATGTTCATGTGACACAAGAACAAGGGCTCCATCTGCTGGCAGAGCAGCAAAGTCTCAGGATGTTAAAGGTTGTCCTGTTTTCTCTTGAACAGCTTCCTGTGCAGCAGAATAACATCCGTTATGGTTATATGTGCTCAGATGATGAGATTATCCTCCTTTCTCCCTTTAATGGTAATCAAGATAGCTGaatgtgttattttagttttacatgtTAAGAATTTGTGCTTGGAAATTTTTCCTGTAGCATTTGTAAGCAGATTGTTCTTCCTAGTTTTTATCTTTGGTGATATTTGACAGAAGAACCAAAAAAGGTTCTGATCTGAACAATCtaatacatttaaatcaattcagttgaaaaaaaagcaacatgtgGTCACATGACTCCCGTGCTGGATGCAGGGTTAGAGTCCTCTCCATTTAACTCGTGTTGGTTAGAAACTGGTGAAGCACCTCAGGGAGCCAGAGCTTTGTGAGCGTCAGCAGCTGTTACCGTTGTAGCGGGTCAGACCCCAGCCAGAGGTCACACATCATGCCTCCAGGGAAGTTATCGGAGGACTCAGCCAGGCACACGGGGGAAACCCGCATGTTGAGCTGGGCGGGGCTGGACAGCTTGATCAGGGTGATGTCGTTATTGATGGTGTAGCTGTTGTACTGGGGGTGTCTGAACACCTGGTGGGAAGTGACAGGTTAGGAGTggcaggttaaaggtcagaggaTGTGATGTGAAGGGTCTCACTTACCTTGCTCGGAGAAATCACCTGGATGCTCTCTGCGTTGGAGGAGCGGTCGTGCTCTCCGAGGACCACGCGGTGGCCAGTCCTGCAACACACCAACAGTTTGATCCCTTCTTCTTTGGTAAAGCAGACCTCAGGTGTGTGACGCTTACCTGACATTGCAGTGAGCAGCCGTCACCACCCAGTTCTCGTTGATGAGAGAGCCTCCGCAGAAGTGGAAGCCAGTGTAATCCTGAAACAGAGGTCAGCCCCATTTTAACAGCTGTGCAAGTTGTAAGAACTCTGCAGCCTGACGTGAGGCTGCACAGGTCGGAGGTTAGCCCAGACACGCAGCGGATAAACTATGAGGAGGCGACGGCTGCACGTCAAGGTCGACGCTTGGCAGCAAAGAGCAGCCTGGTTGGTATTTTCCAGTCCTGTAAAAA
This genomic interval from Gambusia affinis linkage group LG02, SWU_Gaff_1.0, whole genome shotgun sequence contains the following:
- the LOC122823244 gene encoding LOW QUALITY PROTEIN: chymotrypsin A-like (The sequence of the model RefSeq protein was modified relative to this genomic sequence to represent the inferred CDS: inserted 2 bases in 1 codon); translated protein: MAFLWILSCLAFVGAAYGCGSPAITPVITGYARIVNGEEAVPHSWPWQVSLQDYTGFHFCGGSLINENWVVTAAHCNVRTGHRVVLGEHDRSSNAESIQVISPSKVFRHPQYNSYTINNDITLIKLSSPAQLNMRVSPVCLAESSDNFPGGMMCXTSGWGLTRYNAANTPALLQQAALPLLTNANCSSYWGSKITNLMICAGAAGASSCMGDSGGPLVCEKNGAWTLVGIVSWGSGTCNTSTPAVYARVTELRAWVDQTVAAN